The Coffea arabica cultivar ET-39 chromosome 6e, Coffea Arabica ET-39 HiFi, whole genome shotgun sequence genome contains the following window.
CTTAActcaaaaacaaataaattacaGTAAAAAGCTAAGATAATTATACAGTATGTATGCccataaaatgataaaattactaAAGGTGAATCCAAGTATCAAAAAATTGCTAACGTATATTGTCATTGAGAGATGTAAATAGCAGTCCAGTTGGTACCTTATTCGTAGACGTAAATGGATAGCTAAACTGTATCTGACCCAAATTGCAGAGTAGTTTCCTTTGCAATACCATCCGTCAAACCTGTCAATGAGGATGAGTAGAAATGTTATGCAAACCCAAAGAAGTGTACATAATTGAGATGGTACAGCTTGTGTGTATTCTGAAAATTTGGAAGCCAAAGACAAATTGTAACTTGTAAGGGCTTACACGAGACAGAAAGCACACTTGTGTCCTTCTGATTTGTTTTTTAAGGGCTATGTAACTTCATTCTTAGATGTTTCGGAGATGAATCTTGACAGGGTGTAGTTGGCTTCTTTGcatgattattattattcaatATAGTTGATTGAAGAGCCGGGTGCAAAGGGTGTGGGGAGGGGTGCGAAGGGTGTGAGGAGGGGGAAAGGGTAAAACATAAAagcaaactaaaacaaaaaagatTGAACAGCTGGTTCTTTGCcaagaaatgcaaaataaagTTTACCTGCACATCTCATATCAATAGTTTTGTTGAGTTTGGGCTTTTCATGAACTGCATCTAGCTCACTATCCGTTTCTTTATCAATGGCATTAatgacttaaaaaaaaagaaaaaaggaaagaatctTTACACTCGATTTCAATTGAAACAACTAGGGGAGCACCCGCGTATCATTCGGATATTTGGTGCTTGTgattaaaaaggatttttcattgaataaataatagtatattttggaaagaaatagttatcaaatataacaaaattaataataatacatTCTAATTGCAACACACACTTATACACTTTGTTTTATTAATACTTttacaattttatcatttcCAAAATTCTCCTACAAATGTCAGTTGAAAATCGTCCAAGAAGAGATATAAGTTGTTTCAGACAAAAGAATACCCTCCAATGACTAGTTATAGCAACGTGTTAATTACATAACGTATTAATATGTCTTTGTATTAATTACACAACAAAAGCCACACTTCAATTAAATGTATCTATAACACTATTTCAGTAATTATATCAACGCATAAGCTTATATGAGTTGTACTCGATGCAAAAATGATTGCAAAATAATTCCATATTCCAAAAATACCTAAATGTCCCcataaatcaaagttttaaatgTATCAAAATGAGAGTATTTCAACAAATATACCTAAACACATGCTGCCCTCAATTGTaccaaaagttttaaaaaaaaaactatacatCATTTCATTTTCCCAAAAAGCCCCTATTCATGTGGTTGAAATTCAAACTCTCCTTTTGACCACAACTCATTCTTAAATAGTATAAGGATAAGGATACATAGAACAGGCATTAAAATTTACATTAAATAATCATTAAATTGAAAATCTATAAATCACAGTAAGGTCGCACAAAGCAATCATTCATGTAATTAAAtactgaaataaaaaaattacagaCTTGCGAAAGTACCTGGAAATGTTGTATACATATGTTCCCCTCCCTTTGATGAAATGGATACTTTTTTAAGTTGATTAATGAAGTACTCTAGACTCGTGAAGATGGAACCGATAAGGAACTAAATTGATAAGCATAGTAAGGAACTAAgctaatttgatttttttttttttttttttgaatttcaaaagaatgTTAAGTTAAACGATTATATACTTGAAAAGATCGATTAGAGATGACTGAAATTTGACTactgttaaaaaaaataataaaagtacccAAAGGATAGAAGTTTTCTTCTGCTGCTCTGCAAAGAGTAAATAAACAAACTACGCTGCTCGAATTTTAACGAaaaattaaaccattaatattaGTAATCTATTAGAGGTGCCACACACAAGAGAGAAAGTATGTAACAAAACTCTACTATACATGTGTGTTTATCgattaattttctatatacTTCATTGTAAACCTTTGATGCATATCatacatgtttaaattttccATGCATTAACAATATATGCATTATTAACCTTTAGTGCCTACGTCCAACGTGTGAGCATGCACTTGTCTGTGTATATGTATAGCTGAGCTTAGCCCAATTCAAGCTCAGTTCACATTGAATCAGGCCAATGATTTGAGGCTCAACTCACATTGATTTTGGCCTACAATTTAGGTCCAAGACTTAGCACAACATTCTTAGGTACAGGAGGTTGATACGGCACCGACTTATCAATATTAAGTACAGGAGGCTGCTTGACCCAACAAAGAAAGTACTCGAGTTCCGTGTAGCTGTTACTGGTGAGGAAGTAAGTTATGTCATACGTTTATTGCGTGCTGAACATATGCGCATGCACAAGGCTGGGTTGAATGGTACCGAAGAAAggctctttcttttcttttttattttttttttaaaaaaattgtaactCATGTACTAAAAACTGGTAAAATTTGGGGGATCATGCTACTGCCCCTTCAGATATACAGTTTATATTTCATAAAAATGATTGTGGGTtggttttcttaaaaataaattcatattCAAAAAAGTGTAGACTACGTGTTCACTACATCACTCAATTTTTTCAACAGTTTTTGCATCCTCGTACGTTTCCTAGAGAACTGCAATGCTGTTAATGAATTATGCTCAAAATATTCATCACATAGCGTGGATTGTGGATCATATGTTTTCTGTTTATTGGGCAAATGTTCCTTTCAAAAAGGAATTTTGTTAGGGACAAAAGACAACCAAGTTCATCAAAACTGGTCAATCCCCAGAATAGGTTATGCCCAAATCCACCACTGCGATTGTTAGTGCCCGGCTGGACTTGTCAAAGCCCACTTGCAACGGGCTCACCCTGTCCACATGAAGAGGACGTAGCTGCCGCCTGCGGGCCATTAGAATTCAATTTGATATGATTTCAGTCTACATAGACTGTATCCAAGAGAACCATTTATGTTACCTTTTGGGGGTAATTTTAGAATCGTCTCTGATGTTTCTTATCACGTCATTTAGcatcttttaaaattttaaaatcttaCTTACCTTTCTTGGATTGACATCTTTGTAACATTTTAGCCACTTTAGAAGAAATTAAAAGAGCAAAAAATTTTATTCCAATACCACACATATGAAGAGATTATTTTAGCTTTTAGTATAACTTAGATTACATcatatattaaaatatattttaaaataatttcttgACTTTCTTATAACTATTCTAGGAAAAATTTTAAGGTATTAATTACCTACCAAAATCCTTCTAAGTGGTTGATTTTGAATAGATTTAATTTATTCACATCTTTTACTGTATACCATCATCTCGATATAGAAAAATATGGACCAATATTGGATAGTGATTtggctttatatatatatattttttttgtttagaaGTACTATTTTGATTCTGGCTTTTTGGTTAAATAGATATTAAGAGTGCAAGGGTAATATTATCAATTTGTGACATTTGGTGTTGTCAGCCTGATAAGGAaggtaagtgagattttaaaaattccAGGGAAGCTGAATGATATTATGAAAAATCTCAACGAAGGCTTTTAAAATTATCCCTACTTTTATATTTCTGATCGTAATTGAAAATGAGACATGCCATCGGAAGggattttcattgaaaaatctccaataggTAACAATCAcaatttctttcaaaaatcgggattagattaagaaaaaagtttaataaaTCTAATGAAAGATTACAATGATTATGGCGAAAAAGTTTTGGTGCTACTATGAAAGGAAAAATATAGTGGCTAACCCTTGAAAACCTTATTTATATTATTGAAGTTACATGATACCCAAAGCACGCTCTTTTGCATCTTgctaatgaaaatgaaaagaccaaaatttaCTTTTTGTCTGTTTTGGGATGCACTACAAGGATGGAGAAAGCATGCGAGGAATAAAAGCATCTTCGCTGCGAGTGTGACATTAATCAAGTCTTTTGATTCCTTACTTGCTGTAGGCCAAGTAACTTGAACTTTGGAGCTGGCAAGTCCTGAACTAAACATTGTGAAAGATTCTGATTTCATGTATATGCATCCCAATCTTGTGAATAGAGATATACCCGCATGTAGGGATGTAAGCGAGTCGAGTCATAATTGAGTAGCTCGCGAGTAGCTTGGTCAACGGCTTGGCTTGAACTCGGGTTGACCGagttcgagccgagtctcgagctactcgattgtcattcgagtcgagtttcgagccAATATTTTAAGGCTCGAGACTTGTCGAACTACTCGTCGAGCCAGGggtatttaaataatatatttataatttaaataatatatatgtattataattataaaatgaccattATGGGTATAAGTTTTACCGAATTTACAATAAACTcttctttataataaaatttcataatggcaaaaaagtaataatataattgtaaaaagacctaaaaagaaaaaatgtctaaaaaagGGAAGATTGGTCGAGTCGAGTCAAAAAACTTGATTAGGCTCGACTTGATAAGGTTTTGACTAAAGGTCgaaccttatcgagtcgagtctcgagtTTAAAGTGAGTTTTTCAAGTCAAACTTCGAGTATCGATTTTTTGTACTCGGTCGAGCTCAAGCCTAGATATatatgagtcgagtcgagctcgagtatagcaaTACTCGAGCTTGATTTGGCTCGATTACATCCCTACCCGCATGTCATTATAGTATTCCTTGCTGCATTTTATTCTCTCTATAGTTCAAAGGTTATTTTAGAAGAAAAAGTGtgacaagagaaaagaaaaacaaaaggaaaaaattatttgaGGGAGAGAGAGTATGGTTATCACATTTGAGTTGATTGATTGGACAAACCCAAATAAGCAATTGACCTATAAATTTTTAGTGAATGGACTATGGCACATAAGAGAGATAAACTTTTTGATggaaaattgtcaatcaattgaTTGTGCCATCTATGAGAAGAAATCAATTGATTAAAGAATATTATTGTTTTCATTGTACAATTATCCATAGAAGTCATGGGGGTGGTTCAAAATGGGTCCAAATTCGATTTTCATTGTACAATTCATTGTTGTTTGTGTGTTGTCCACATTCGTTATTCCgtacaatatttatttttggatCAAGTAAAATGGGTCGAGCCATGGGATTGGTTCAAAATTCAGATTCAACTCTTTTACCCCTTTAAATTCATTTTATATAGGTCCCTTACGCTCGGTTTTTtcgtaaaaagaaaaaaaaggaatagattaaaattagattttataactaaattggtgcatttcacttatatatgcatcatttggaagtgaagaaatgaaaagtcaaaCAACAAAATGTGATGGACATTGGATTCATATTTTCCGGCAAATAAAACCTGTTCTCTTCAAAGAAGGAGCATACCTCTTCTCTTCAAAGAAGGAGCATACCTTTACTTTACACCTTTGCTAAGTAATCTGTCTGAGGTTGTAATGTATACATCACACTATATCGTGCatatttttgcttttccttttcttttttattttttttcctttggggAAGGGTTCCAAATTCATAATTGTATTAGGAACTACGATTGTCAACATCGGCCTACTTTCACCTAGCCCACATATTGTGGGCTCACGTTACCTCAATAATTAGTCACTTGAAGAGACTAATTAGCAATTTTGCACTCAGTCAGCTATGTGATTTCCGATATTATATATAGACTGTCTCCGAAGGACGTATTTTTGTTacgttttgattttttgtttaaaaattcTATCCCGTGCAAACAGAAGTGAAGGTGTAAATCTAGCACATAAAATCACGATGACAAGAAAACTTATAAAGGATGACAATCAAATTTTCTAGGATGATCATGATCAAAACAGGGTACACCAACACAAAAACTCTCTTTCTTTAGAAAAGATAACGACCACATTTCTGTCAAGTCAAGCATTAGGGTTAGATTTCAAAATGGTTACAAAATCAAATGAAAGATTACAACTAATGACCGCAATAGAGAATTTTCAGCACTTGCATGGAATGAAACCTATTTACACACCAAagtaatctcttttttttttttttttttttttttgttggtttggTCAAAACACACTCACGTTATCTAGTGCACATTTTTCTTCGCATTTGAAGAATGAAAAACAGAAGAGCATAGTTTACTATTCTTTTGGGATGCACTACGAGGTGGTGGAGAAACCATTTTGGGTAGGAAGAATCTTAGTTGTGAGTAGCCAATTATAAATCAAGTTTCTCGAttccttttttaaattagaAAGTAACTTCATTTTACCAAAAGTGGTTTAGGTAAGTCTTGAACTAGAAATTGCCATTAATCCTTCAACAAATAATTAGGTAGCTGTGTTAAAAAGTGGCTAATAACTACTActaaatgattgaatgatagAAAGTTGTAATTAAGAAGCTATTGTCAATCACATGATTTTGCAGTAATTTGATATCCTAATGAATTGATTGATATTTTGTTAATGATTGAATAATATCTTCTTTTAATGCTAAATGAATAGCCTGTGATACTTCATACATTATacagtgtatatatatatatatatacttacaAGTTCCATTTATAAAAAGCTACAGCTAATATTTCTTACATAGTTAAAATGTAGAGAGCAACTATACGGGATTCAACAATTGCAACTCTCTGGAATTCAACAATTTCTTGACAATAATGGTaagaagtaatttttttttttaaacatacATTCCGCTTATGTACATGTATATGTACATTTTGTCTAACAAAAGTAACTCAATTTTTAATATCATAACATAACAAGGTTTGACTTTCTTTGCTACCATTGCATCACTCTATTAGATCACAGAAAAATGTActgaaaaaaatgcatttttcattattAAAATAGTTTAGCTAGATTATTTATTTGTCCTAAAACAAGATCTTAAATTTAATAGTAGGAGAAATTAACGATAAAGCTTTATATATGTAATACTAATAATTGCTTTACTCCAATTAAAAACAGTAATCCAGATCCTTTAATTTGGAGATATTACACACACGCACGTATGTACTCAAACCGGTTGGTTGTATTCTTATTTCATAGTCTAACAAATCTAAATTAACCAGCTACATTTTTTGTTtcgctttttcttttcttctctgttTGTTTTGGTTTTCATTAAAACTATCACTAGTTTTgtacaaaatacaaaaatataaagagATTTGATTAAGAGATATAAGTTTGTTTCTAGCCTAGGGTCTAACTTACTTCATTTCGCATAACGGTAGTACATATACAGTGGCGTGGATTGGGCACAATAATCCCAAACTCTCGTGCGTTCTTTCCATCTTTAATCAAAAATTAAGAAGTGAATTTCCTTAAATATTACTCCAAAATTCATTATCATATCCACGTAAACTTCATATCTAATAAATCTTGTCAAATTTGTCGGAATATGGTATAAGCTACTCAAAACAACAGATGGAGACTTAGTTACTATTTAAAGGCGCATAAATTTGACACTAGAATTAAAAAAAACGAAATGAACTTTAAACAAATATATCCATTTTATGCATGTGCTGTTGTCCTCTCCGTAGAACTTCAATTCTTTGATGTCCATTTAGACCTCCCATTTGCATTTTTGCTTTAACGTAGATATATTTGCATTTGCAATATAAGTCGAACAAGCTTTTAGCAATTTGTCACAAACAATAAAATtataaacaacaacaacaacaataataataataataataaagaaaattagTTTAGGAAGAATTAATAAAAGTTGCAATTTACTTAATTTAGACATTGTTTGTCTGTACAAGGCCTTCGTACACCAGCCAGCTTTTCTCCTTCGTCTACATTAGAACGAAGTAACTTAAACAGATATTATGATTCCCCACCcccaacacccccccccccggggggcaaaaaaaagtgaaaaaaaaaaaagaaaactaaagcaAGAAATTTCAAGCAATATATTATCTATTTGTAACCTTTGCCATGATCCGTTTCCTCGGTAGCATTGGCAAAATGCCGCATTACATCCACCTGAAGTCGCAGTGACAGAATGTAATCTAGGGTTTCCCTGATCAAAGAAACGTCATCCATGTATTCTCCTCCCGGTACAAGACTTTTAAGCACTTCTGTCCTCTTCATTACCAGCCTTTTCGCAATAGAACTAGCTTCAACCACCTGGGCTGCTGCCTTTCGCATCCTTCTCGTAGCATAGCAACTTCTTCTTACGATTTTCTTGCTACTAATTCTCTTGCTGATGCTGCTTGTGCTCCTGGAAATGATCATCAACTTCTTGGGATCTTTCTTTATTGGGACTAGTTTCTGAGCCTCGGGGCTTAAAACATGCTGGACGAGGACCTTATTCGTGGCATCATTGGACGCTTTTGCCATAAGGGCACGACTCCAGGAAGATGTTGAGATTCTGGTGGAAGCCATAGCAATATCTGCTGATAATTTTATGGCCTTTTTCCGCTCAAGAATGCTCATTTCCTTCTTGCTGCCGCTGTAAATTTGTAGACCCTTTAACCATTTCTTGAGGAACTCTTGCCTGAGTGAGCTAGCAGACCGCATTCTGAGGAGGAACAATAAAACAATTTGGTTACACTATCAGCCTTAATCCAAGGACTTAAATTCAAATAATGCTACTAGTAATCTATGCTGTGTTGTGGCAAACTTTAACATGAGGCCAAAATACAAGTAAATTTCATGATGGAAGTATATAGTTTATATGTACTGAAAGAAAACGGGATATGGAGAATTAGATGTTAGTGGAGTGGTGATTTATAGAAGaatggtgtgtgtgtgtgtgtgtgatttAATGAAGCTGATAGGGGACAAGGAAAAACAATGCAAAAATGCCAGGTACCTTTCCGATATTCTTCTATAGAATGGAAGAGGAAATCATGCCGGTAATGAGGCTAGGGACAAGTTGGAGCAAATTGCAATTCTCTTGGGATAAAAAAGTAGTGTATCAGTACTGGCCACGAACAAGAAGGTTATTGAATCACACACTCACACTCACACactacaagagagagagagagagagaggatggAGAGGAATGAGAAGCAAGCAGCAGAATGTGCAAAAAGCTCATTTATTTGCTCAAAGGAGGGGAAGTGGTGGGCCAATACGGGAAAAACACAGCACATGCAGGCACATGGAATTAAGGGTCCACCAAACAAGACCCAAAGACATAGCTGATGCCTAATTAAAGCGTTTGCAGGCAAGATTAAGGTCCCCCAAACGTTGTACAAACCTAATATCAGTACCTTAATACGGCTGCAATGCACCAAATAAAACACAGACTCGGCCCTATTTCCCAAATCCGCATGTGGATTTAAGATAATGACCACAAGAATCCCCAAAAGAACCAACATTTGGTTTGAGATTATGCAAAGAGCGTCTTTTATGGCTTTGTAGCTACTGCCaatcaatatattattattattattatttcttggACGTGGATTTATTGAATGTGCAGTTTCAAGAATTGATATTTTATACTACAACTTTCTTTGCATGTTCAAGATTTGCCCAAACCGCCATATATACTTATTTTTGAGCTATAACAGCATAACTAGagaaagaaaccaagaaaaaagaaggaaatgagccccaaaaagaagaaaaaaaaaatcatacctGGCTAGCTAGTTGAAACTAACTAGTTAcgcgagaaaaaaaaaaagagaagaaggacGGCAACAGAAATTTCAATTTGTAGTATCCGTACATGAATGCTTGAAAACTACCGGAGATAACAATATTCTTCACATGAAAGCAAGATTGATCGTGAAATAACAGCTATACAGCGCAACTTCCATACGTTGAAAACAGAAGCGCAGGAAACAATTTCGATTGTTGATCTGAACAACGTTTCCGGATTTCCCACATATTAAGACCAAGGAAAATAGCGATAATTAATATAGACGACTTTTTCTTGAaacatgcatattttctacaaAATTGTCGTGAGCTAATAATGCCCATGTATTATTGTATATTGATATTGATGTAGGCTATGACTATGAGGACAAGAAACACACATTACTCTTTAACGTTTTTTCTATTTACCTCGATCGAGagtattatatattatatgtagATTGCCTTTTATTTAACAATGGACCATGCATGCCGCATTTACATTTACATATACAGTAACTTAATTTCCATATATATACTCCACATaaacagaaagaaaaaaaaaaaaagttagttgACATGACCTCTTATATATCTTGCCTGAACCGAAGGAAATTATTATGTAAGAAAATATATCTTCCAATGAGATGAGATGCTTCTAATTTTTGTGCACCGGCTATTACTAAAAAATGTTTCCTCGTAACTAAGCTAAAAATATGATGATTTGATGGTCATCTCACGATAGGAGATTAGTGAAAAGCCTATATAAAGTAGGAGTAAAACTTTTCCATGTAAATTAATAAAGTAGTATTAATTAGTAAAAGAGAAGctcctaattaattaattaattacactttatgCTTTTTCGAGTAAGCAATATAATTACACTTTTAGGAAGTATCTTTTATCCATGGAATGGAATGGAATGGGGAACAGTCAATCAACTGATATATACCATGTACTGAGTCAAATTTCAAACATCATCAAGCAAAAGGACATCCGAGGCAGCTCAGTACCTTCGATAATGAAATCTTATAGTAACATGATGAACATTTGATATATCATATCAAAAGCACATGCTCCATGCCAAAACACAACAGTGACTTTCAAGAAAATTGGTTAAGAAACGCTGGGGAAATTTTTTGGCAGGATCCGGAAAACATGCTGAAGTTGGAGGAGAATGTGGGTCctaaaagaaggaaaattcTTAGGGCATAGGTTTTGGCTTTGGCGAGAAACAAAGAGATCACTCACATGGTCTCCACATGGGATTTCTAAAGTGTGGCTTTGAAGCCTTTCGCAAGGTACAAATCTTTTTCCAATAATTAGACTAGGGACATATGATCGATCTCCTATCACTTGAAAAGATGTATCTAAGCTTGCGTTTTTACAGAAATAACAGACTTcttgaaaggaaaaagattaatttttttgttaCGAGGAAGGAGgaacataatatattaattatTAACTTTTTGACCATCTTGTGGTTGCTTCGCTTTTCCTGCACTGCAGAATTGGGCAAACAACTTTTTAGAATTGGGGAAGATATACAATTTATAAGGTTGATATATGAGAGAGAATTAATCTTGCATGCATTGAGCTAATTAATGGCAAGTTGGAATTGGAAAACGAGAGAGAAATTAAACGGATGGGAATCACTCAGTCATATGTTAAGGTCATGAGATCAAAATGCAAATTAGTGTATATTTTGAGTGTGTCCGCGCATGTGAGTGTGGGGTTTCCAATTTCCATAGTAATTCCAACTAGGTATCGACCTAGCACAAGAAAacttctccttttttttaaaaaaaaaataataaattttttttttgggtggattCCACCAAAATCTTTCTGAAAGATTGCTTTGCAGTCATATATATGTAGTTTCCTCTTCTTGGGGTTCGAAGCACTTTGATCAGGATTGCCTGCTGTTTAATGAAGCGCTCACGTACTAAAGTTCAACATATGGTAGGTGAAGTGAAGGGTCCAAACGAGAAAATTATATATAAGTGTAGCAGCAGCAATATTTGTCCAATAGATGCTGTGATTAATTATATGACATCTCTAGCTCTCATGTGAGATTATGTAACGCGCGTTTATAAATCTTACAAGATATTAGGTagaatgaagaaagaaattttaaTTGCATAACTACGTACGTATTAAAATTTGTGTACAATAAATTAAAGGATTCATCTAGCCGCCGTTAATTTACAACTAAGTTACTAGTATGTGATTATGTACAATAACAATCATTGCACCTCTCCCTGCATTCAAAcagtttttccaaaaaaa
Protein-coding sequences here:
- the LOC113694817 gene encoding transcription factor IBH1-like 1, with the translated sequence MRSASSLRQEFLKKWLKGLQIYSGSKKEMSILERKKAIKLSADIAMASTRISTSSWSRALMAKASNDATNKVLVQHVLSPEAQKLVPIKKDPKKLMIISRSTSSISKRISSKKIVRRSCYATRRMRKAAAQVVEASSIAKRLVMKRTEVLKSLVPGGEYMDDVSLIRETLDYILSLRLQVDVMRHFANATEETDHGKGYK